The Bifidobacterium eulemuris genome includes a window with the following:
- a CDS encoding ATP-binding protein, with the protein MFVGREHELRALRRQWERDNFQMMVILGRRRVGKTALLDEFSKNKRTLYFTASQQTSTNNLRDFSRVINAFFNQPSATPQFSTWGDAFDYVIAKAKAQPRERILLVFDEFPYAALSEQSLPSTLQIAIDHGFNDTNVMMVLCGSNEGFMESEVLGYKSPLYGRRTGQIRLKPFNAFEAAHMLEFASTEDKVRYYATFGGTPYYLKQIRPDLSFEQNVTELMFDTSGLLYEEPLMLLRQELRDPTVYNSVMNAIGAGATRQNVIADQAGVSPASAVSKYLKVLEDLGLIERQVPFGEDPSRSRKGLWRIRDPFFAFWHRFVGPHMASIENGTGETAARTAVFGPALDTYVGQQFETICQQWITRANGEGDLPFLASEFGKWWGGDPRTREQADIDVIAANRSEGRLLLGECKWKNSLNVADTIATLRSRSHLIAGFNERSYALFLKTEELAETARQRNEADLLVISAEIMFGGDAGTASNA; encoded by the coding sequence ATGTTTGTGGGACGCGAACACGAGTTAAGGGCATTGAGACGTCAATGGGAACGTGACAACTTCCAAATGATGGTGATCCTCGGGCGCCGGCGTGTGGGGAAAACGGCCTTGTTGGACGAATTCTCGAAGAACAAACGGACCCTGTACTTCACCGCAAGCCAGCAAACCTCGACCAACAATCTACGGGACTTCTCTCGCGTCATCAACGCATTCTTCAATCAGCCCTCTGCCACTCCGCAGTTTTCGACATGGGGCGACGCGTTCGATTACGTCATCGCAAAAGCCAAAGCACAGCCAAGAGAACGGATTCTCCTCGTTTTCGACGAATTCCCCTATGCGGCTCTGAGCGAGCAATCACTGCCTTCCACCCTGCAGATTGCCATCGACCATGGTTTCAACGACACCAACGTCATGATGGTGTTATGCGGCAGCAACGAAGGCTTCATGGAAAGCGAGGTGTTGGGCTACAAAAGTCCTCTGTATGGCAGGCGAACCGGGCAGATCCGCCTCAAACCATTCAACGCCTTTGAAGCCGCACATATGCTGGAGTTCGCCTCCACCGAAGATAAAGTGCGATACTACGCCACGTTTGGCGGCACTCCGTATTATCTCAAGCAGATCCGCCCCGATTTGAGCTTCGAACAGAACGTCACCGAACTCATGTTCGATACCAGCGGACTGCTGTATGAAGAACCCCTGATGCTCCTTAGACAGGAGCTACGAGACCCAACGGTATACAACTCAGTGATGAACGCCATCGGAGCAGGAGCCACCAGGCAAAACGTCATCGCGGACCAAGCGGGTGTCTCCCCCGCCAGCGCGGTCAGCAAATATCTCAAAGTCTTGGAGGATCTTGGACTCATCGAACGACAGGTGCCTTTCGGAGAGGATCCTTCGCGATCCCGTAAGGGGCTGTGGCGGATCCGCGACCCCTTCTTCGCATTCTGGCACCGATTTGTCGGGCCTCATATGGCAAGCATAGAAAACGGCACCGGCGAGACGGCGGCCAGAACGGCGGTGTTCGGGCCGGCTCTCGACACGTACGTCGGACAGCAGTTTGAAACGATATGTCAACAGTGGATCACGCGTGCGAACGGCGAAGGAGACTTGCCTTTCCTCGCATCCGAATTCGGCAAATGGTGGGGCGGAGACCCGCGCACGCGCGAACAGGCCGATATCGACGTCATCGCTGCCAATCGCAGTGAAGGGAGGCTCCTGCTCGGCGAATGTAAATGGAAGAACAGCCTGAACGTCGCGGATACTATCGCCACACTACGGTCGCGCTCCCACCTGATTGCCGGTTTCAATGAGCGCAGCTATGCGTTGTTCCTCAAAACCGAGGAGCTCGCCGAGACCGCGCGGCAAAGGAATGAAGCCGATCTACTCGTCATCTCAGCCGAAATCATGTTCGGCGGCGACGCGGGCACAGCATCGAACGCATAA